The Pochonia chlamydosporia 170 chromosome 1, whole genome shotgun sequence genome window below encodes:
- a CDS encoding vacuolar protein sorting/targeting protein 10 (similar to Coccidioides immitis RS XP_001248542.1), which produces MRPGGKAAAAWRILLLSLFWTTAFAKDEPSIKVNKFQNPPLNLNYFEDSDVVVFEDKVEGNVYRSADAGVSWKRVDAIPDGATYELIMHPFDRKRAYVITPSKTQFRTEDRGETWTKFNTKALPSKYQSEILSFNAGDPDRIIFNAMDCDRLFCDEQSMYTTDGFKTTKALRVNTAGCWWAKSTAEFVTGDAEKDKSRVLCIVRDSLSFFRQEQKIVISDSFFAVEDKHIQEFEPNIDMNKGVAGSLSLAAVKKYIVVATSSPRSDEMALFVTDDTLKWHRAMFPKDDKHDHSHRINQGAYTVLESTNYSIQIDVMTSHPSRPMGVLFTSNSNGTYFTENIPYTNRNPKGNVDFEKISGIQGIFLVNTVKNGPQVDKERKKKIVVTDITFDDGRTFSPIKSGDDRLHLHSVTELDNMGRVFSSPAPGLVMGNGNTGEALGKFADANLYVSDNAGSTWKKALDGPHKWEFGDSGSILLAIKDSGKTDIKEFSYSLDHGDNWKSVPLPDDLSIKPDLLTTTQDSTSLKFLLLGERDRTYHMIAIDFDGLKERKCEDKDMEDWHARVDKDGKPTCLMGHKQTYSRRKKSADCFIKKTFEDPVPKMENCECTDADFECDYNFQRDNDKCVQAGPIPSSEEECKKNPEGTFKGSSGWRLIPGNTCKRKSGKQKDDKVERKCSESDTKPSQPPATGEIATKQNVFDFSHNGFQKLYLEKGEASSSTDETVIVWPTSDGSQIWISQDHGKKWEEELKGEKITGIFPHDYFNDVVYFTTKSEKIIYTIDRGQNFHTFKAPTKPAAGTMPVAFHPDKKDWLLWMGEACDKVGGQKSCFTEVSLSKDRGDNWKTLQRYIQSCEFTGSAAYNFRDEKQILCLVNTEERSESNLTIITSDNFFDDEPVKFGGQVIGFGTKSEFIVAKVMDPKTGAARAVASIDGKKFEDAHYPHNFHGGHNDDFTLLDSSTHAVNLFVRSEAGAQRHFGSIIKSNSNGTSYVLSAANVNSDEKNFVDFEKISGIEGVSLINVVTNTDKKEKTKILQTKISHNDGSQWKYLPPPAKDADGKSYSCSSSRGDSKCALHLHHYTERDNKGRTFSAETAVGFLFGVGNVGSSLGDVKDADTFLSTNGGISWTNVKKGRWTWQYGDQGSIIVLVQRASAKNKVKTKIVSYSVDEGKTWKDKEFSESEVTVEDITTLRSGTSRNFLLWCRDDKDRMMTVNLDFTGLADKPCKYNKDSPAESDYILWTPQHPLQTDNCLFGHESKYLRKKTDRKCYTNQDLKRLVEAQNCPCKREDFECAYNFELEDSEAQQCKLVKGYEPLSGKEWCSKNPNATSYFDPTGYRRIPLSTCVGGRELDKASEEHPCEGHEDEFEKKHRTSGVAIFFAVVIPFALAGAIGFYVYRNWDGKFGQIRLGDTSSTFDSDRPWVKYPVIAVSAIVAVVATLPLLVGGLWRSATGSYDRVRGGSGRGWFSGGNRRFTTRDSFARGRGDYAIVDEDEGELLGEDSDEEV; this is translated from the exons ATGAGGCCTGGTGGCAAGGCAGCAGCCGCATGGCGCATCCTGTTGTTGTCCCTCTTCTGGACGACGgcctttgccaaggatgAACCGTCAATAAAGGTCAATAAGTTCCAGAATCCAcccttgaacttgaactaCTTTGAAGACAGCGATGTTGTTGTCTTCGAGGACAAGGTGGAAGGAAATGTCTACCGATCAGCAGACGCCGGCGTCTCTTGGAAGCGAGTCGATGCTATCCCCGATGGCGCAACTTACGAGCTCATCATGCACCCGTTCGACAGGAAGCGAGCCTACGTTATTACGCCTAGCAAGACTCAATTCCGAACTGAAGATCGAGGCGAAACGTGGACCAAATTCAACACCAAGGCTCTGCCAAGCAAATATCAATCGGAAATTCTAAGTTTCAACGCTGGAGATCCCGACCGAATCATTTTCAATGCAATGGACTGCGATAGGTTATTCTGTGACGAACAGTCGATGTACACGACCGACGGTTTCAAGACTACCAAGGCTCTTCGTGTCAACACCGCAGGTTGCTGGTGGGCGAAGTCCACTGCCGAATTTGTCACTGGCGATGCAGAAAAGGACAAATCGCGAGTACTCTGCATTGTTCGAGACTCTTTATCCTTCTTTAGGCAAGAACAGAAAATTGTCATCTCCGACAGCTTTTTCGCGGTTGAGGACAAACATATCCAAGAATTCGAGCCCAACATCGACATGAACAAAGGCGTTGCCGGATCTCTGAGCTTGGCAGCGGTGAAGAAATATATAGTCGTCGCTACCTCGTCCCCGCGCAGTGACGAGATGGCTCTATTTGTAACCGATGACACATTAAAGTGGCACCGCGCCATGTTCCCAAAGGACGATAAACACGATCATTCTCACAGGATCAACCAAGGCGCATACACTGTGCTGGAAAGCACAAACTACAGCATTCAGATTGACGTCATgacatctcatccatcacGCCCCATGGGTGTTTTGTTTACCAGCAACTCCAACGGCACATACTTCACCGAAAATATCCCCTACACCAACCGCAACCCAAAGGGCAACGTTGACTTTGAAAAGATCTCTGGGATTCAGGGTATCTTTCTTGTGAATACGGTCAAGAATGGCCCTCAAGTCGATaaggaaaggaagaaaaagattGTGGTCACCGACATCACGTTCGACGATGGCCGTACCTTTTCGCCAATCAAATCCGGTGACGACAGGCTGCATCTCCATTCCGTTACAGAGCTTGATAATATGGGCCGCGTTTTCTCCAGCCCTGCCCCAGGCTTGGTTATGGGCAATGGCAATACTGGTGAAGCCCTCGGAAAATTCGCCGATGCCAATCTGTATGTCTCTGACAATGCCGGATCAACCTGGAAGAAAGCTTTGGATGGGCCGCACAAGTGGGAATTTGGCGACTCAGGTTCCATCTTACTAGCCATCAAGGACTCGGGCAAAACAGATATCAAAGAGTTCTCATATTCACTCGACCACGGAGATAACTGGAAAAGCGTGCCTCTGCCAGACGATCTAAGCATTAAGCCAGACCTATTGACGACCACACAAGATTCTACCAGTCTCAAgttcttgctcttgggcGAAAGGGATCGCACCTATCACATGATTGCTATCGACTTTGATGGGCTCAAGGAACGGAAGTGtgaggacaaggacatggaagactGGCACGCCAGGGTTGACAAGGACGGCAAACCTACCTGCCTCATGGGTCACAAGCAGACATATTCCCGTCGCAAGAAGTCGGCTGattgcttcatcaagaaAACATTTGAGGACCCTGTACCCAAGATGGAGAATTGCGAATGCACTGATGCCGACTTCGAGTGCGACTATAACTTCCAGAGAGACAATGACAAGTGCGTGCAGGCTGGCCCTATCCCCTCATCTGAGGAAGAATGCAAGAAGAATCCAGAAGGCACCTTTAAAGGCTCATCGGGATGGAGACTCATCCCAGGCAACACGTGTAAAAGAAAGAGCGGCAAGCAAAAAGATGACAAGGTTGAACGCAAGTGTTCAGAGAGTGATACAAAACCCTCACAGCCTCCGGCCACGGGCGAAATTGCTACCAAGCAGAACGTCTTTGACTTTAGCCACAACGGATTTCAAAAACTGTACCTCGAAAAGGGCGAAGCCAGCTCCTCCACTGATGAGACAGTCATTGTGTGGCCAACATCAGATGGCAGTCAAATCTGGATATCACAGGACCATGGCAAGAAATGGGAAGAGGAACTCAAGGGAGAGAAAATTACTGGCATATTTCCTCACGATTACTTTAACGATGTTGTATACTTTACCACCAAGTCCGAAAAGATCATCTATACCATCGATCGTGGTCAAAACTTCCATACCTTCAAGGCGCCGACTAAACCAGCCGCAGGCACCATGCCAGTCGCATTCCACCCAGACAAGAAGGACTGGCTACTGTGGATGGGAGAAGCCTGCGACAAGGTTGGAGGACAGAAGAGTTGCTTTACCGAAGTATCACTTTCAAAAGACCGGGGTGACAACTGGAAGACTCTGCAACGCTACATCCAGTCTTGCGAGTTCACTGGCAGTGCTGCGTATAATTTCAGAGACGAGAAACAGATCCTTTGTCTAGTCAACACGGAGGAACGATCGGAATCGAACCTCACTATCATTACCAGTGACAATTTTTTCGACGACGAACCCGTCAAATTTGGTGGGCAAGTGATTGGTTTTGGGACAAAGTCAGAATTCATCGTTGCCAAGGTTATGGACCCCAAAACCGGTGCTGCGCGCGCCGTTGCGAGCATTGATGGCAAAAAATTTGAGGATGCACATTATCCGCACAACTTTCACGGTGGTCACAATGACGACTTTACTTTGCTAGATAGCTCTACTCATGCTGTCAATCTTTTTGTCCGTTCAGAAGCTGGGGCTCAGCGGCATTTTGGCTCTATTATCAAGAGTAATTCCAACGGAACATCATACGTCCTCAGCGCAGCGAATGTCAATAGCGACGAAAAGAATTTTGTCGACTTTGAGAAGATTTCCGGAATAGAAGGCGTGTCCTTGATCAACGTGGTCACCAATAcggacaagaaggagaaaacaaAGATATTGCAGACCAAGATTTCTCACAACGATGGATCACAATGGAAATacttgccgccgcctgcaAAGGACGCCGACGGCAAGTCTTACTCctgcagcagctccagaggGGACAGTAAATGCGCACTTCACTTGCACCACTACACGGAGCGTGACAACAAGGGCCGGACATTTTCTGCTGAAACAGCCGTGGGATTCCTTTTCGGCGTCGGCAATGTTGGGTCCAGCCTCGGTGACGTCAAGGACGCCGATACCTTCTTGAGTACCAATGGGGGTATCAGTTGGACGAATGTCAAAAAGGGCCGTTGGACCTGGCAGTATGGTGATCAAGGATCCatcattgttcttgtgcAGCGAGCCAGTGCCAAGAATAaggtcaagaccaagattgTATCCTACTCGGTTGATGAAGGCAAGACTTGGAAAGACAAGGAGTTCTCCGAGAGTGAAGTGACTGTTGAGGACATTACCACACTCAGATCGGGGACCTCTCGAAACTTCCTTCTATGGTGCCGAGATGACAAGGAcaggatgatgacggtgaATCTCGATTTCACTGGACTCGCCGACAAGCCTTGCAAGTACAACAAGGACTCTCCAGCCGAATCTGACTACATTCTCTGGacaccacaacatccacTGCAAACGGACAACTGCCTATTCGGTCACGAGTCTAAATATCTCCGCAAGAAAACCGATCGCAAGTGCTACACGAACCAGGACCTCAAGCGCCTGGTGGAGGCCCAGAACTGCCCTTGCAAACGAGAGGACTTTGAGTG CGCTTACAACTTTGAATTGGAAGATTCAGAGGCACAACAGTGCAAATTAGTCAAGGGCTATGAACCCCTGTCAGGCAAAGAGTGGTGTTCCAAGAATCCAAACGCAACTTCATACTTTGACCCAACAGGATACCGTCGCATCCCACTCTCTACATGTGTTGGTGGCAGGGAACTGGACAAGGCGTCGGAGGAGCATCCGTGCGAAGGTCACGAGGACGAGTTCGAGAAGAAGCACCGAACCTCTGGGGtagccatcttctttgcaGTGGTTATACCGTTTGCATTGGCTGGGGCCATTGGTTTCTATGTATACCGCAACTGGGATGGAAAATTTGGCCAAATTCGGCTGGGCGACACGTCGTCAACCTTTGACAGCGACCGACCTTGGGTAAAGTATCCCGTCATTGCGGTTTCGGCCATTGTGGCAGTCGTGGCAACGCTCCCTCTTCtcgttggtggtttgtggCGATCTGCAACGGGCTCATATGACCGAGTCAGGGGCGGCAGCGGGCGAGGCTGGTTCTCAGGTGGGAACCGACGATTCACGACCAGAGACAGCTTCGCACGTGGCCGCGGCGACTATGCCattgttgacgaggacgaaggaGAACTGTTAGGCGAAGACAGTGATGAAGAGGTTTGA